From Tissierellales bacterium, one genomic window encodes:
- a CDS encoding FMN-binding protein, with product MNKKFLSLMLVLVLVSLVIAGCGADKSEKEEDPAPSKAGESSGELQDGFYLVKMPVGDQDNYPLATMEVDNGEIIAFEYVEILADSGEEKNEGNYKYEEGLKVLANLNEQFNEKKDLDEVDFDAVSGATYTKESFKEIVPMLLEKAEKGEAHDPVYKDGEYEAKADEDSHGWLSEVKVIVKDGEIVGVDFYDVATEDMEGQKVVLDDENEPVMEGDEPKTEPTDVKKGDIKSLENYAYLPSFDTIKAIRKQIIENNGVEDLELDAVSGATNTKDTMIDLVTKALEEAE from the coding sequence TTGAATAAAAAGTTTTTATCATTAATGCTTGTTTTAGTACTAGTTTCACTAGTAATAGCAGGCTGTGGGGCTGACAAGTCTGAAAAGGAAGAAGATCCAGCTCCTAGTAAGGCGGGGGAAAGTAGTGGGGAGTTACAAGACGGATTTTACTTAGTAAAAATGCCTGTGGGAGACCAAGATAATTATCCACTTGCTACTATGGAAGTAGATAATGGTGAAATAATAGCTTTTGAATATGTTGAAATTTTAGCTGATTCTGGCGAAGAAAAGAATGAAGGCAATTATAAGTATGAAGAAGGTTTAAAAGTTTTAGCTAATCTTAATGAACAATTTAATGAAAAGAAGGACTTAGATGAAGTAGATTTTGATGCAGTATCAGGGGCTACTTATACTAAAGAAAGCTTTAAAGAAATTGTACCTATGCTTTTAGAAAAGGCTGAAAAAGGTGAAGCTCATGACCCAGTTTATAAAGATGGTGAATATGAAGCTAAAGCAGATGAAGATAGTCATGGATGGCTATCAGAAGTTAAGGTGATTGTAAAAGATGGAGAAATCGTAGGTGTAGATTTTTATGATGTTGCTACAGAAGACATGGAAGGTCAAAAAGTAGTATTAGATGATGAAAATGAACCAGTTATGGAAGGTGACGAACCAAAAACAGAACCAACAGATGTGAAAAAGGGAGATATAAAATCCTTAGAAAACTATGCTTATTTACCATCTTTTGATACTATTAAAGCAATTCGTAAACAAATTATAGAGAATAATGGCGTTGAAGATTTAGAATTAGACGCAGTTTCAGGTGCAACAAATACTAAAGATACTATGATAGATTTAGTTACAAAGGCATTAGAAGAGGCAGAATAA
- a CDS encoding M23 family metallopeptidase: MFKRNRTLSRNNNYKRYKNNRLKRFIKSQFSKLIIAVIILIILFMLKLINIKLTNNAIQIIHKSINYEFSIVKTGEKLKTHGTKIFDLSEKIISVFTGEENFVEFQAPIEGAIYKPFGELKVSDEKTVFNNGIDIIPEKGEREVLAVADGNVVQIEDKDALGFYVVMEHEDLKFVFGHLQKVYMEKGKVVKQGEKIGTLGEDKNGNKYLHFEVWKDNKPINPEKVINMNTKYN, from the coding sequence ATGTTTAAAAGAAATAGAACTTTAAGTCGTAATAATAATTATAAAAGATATAAAAATAATAGACTTAAAAGGTTTATAAAAAGTCAATTTAGTAAATTAATAATTGCAGTCATAATATTAATCATTTTATTTATGCTAAAACTAATAAATATTAAACTTACTAATAATGCAATTCAAATAATTCACAAAAGTATTAATTATGAGTTTAGTATAGTAAAAACGGGAGAAAAGTTAAAAACTCATGGAACTAAAATATTTGATCTTTCAGAAAAGATTATATCAGTATTTACCGGGGAAGAAAATTTCGTGGAGTTTCAGGCACCGATTGAAGGAGCAATATACAAACCTTTTGGTGAGTTAAAAGTATCGGATGAAAAAACGGTTTTTAATAATGGAATAGATATTATACCAGAAAAAGGGGAAAGAGAAGTCTTAGCAGTGGCAGATGGTAATGTAGTACAAATAGAGGATAAAGATGCTTTAGGTTTCTATGTAGTTATGGAACATGAAGATTTAAAATTTGTTTTCGGCCATCTACAAAAAGTTTATATGGAAAAAGGTAAGGTAGTTAAACAAGGAGAAAAAATAGGAACTTTAGGCGAAGATAAAAATGGGAATAAGTATCTTCATTTTGAAGTGTGGAAGGATAATAAACCTATAAATCCTGAAAAGGTAATAAATATGAATACAAAATATAATTAG
- a CDS encoding Rne/Rng family ribonuclease: MNCILIDTRKNENIIGIIEEDELVEFYIDEIEDEKILGNIYRGRVVNVLPGMEAAFIDIGIGKNAYLYVKDIQLEKNSTDQGNILIQKVVKEGEEIIVQVVKEPFKTKGAKVTTYLSLAGRYVVLTPFVSKVSISRKIKNKKENKRLKTIGKEVKKDSMGMILRTASQNVSKEKIEEDYNILVNIYKKIERERNFISAPKLLYKDIGLAYQIIRDSNLKNIDKIVVNSKEKYDCLKEIIEINFPQYINKVFCEEFDIYKWGNIKKEIEKILSGKIPLESGGYIVIDETEALTAIDVNTGKYTGKANLDATILKTNLEAAREIGKQLRLQDLGGIIIIDFIDMRKNKDIS; encoded by the coding sequence ATGAACTGTATTCTAATAGATACAAGAAAAAATGAAAATATAATAGGCATAATAGAAGAAGACGAGCTAGTAGAATTTTATATAGATGAAATAGAGGATGAAAAAATATTAGGGAATATTTACAGGGGCAGAGTAGTAAATGTGCTGCCTGGAATGGAGGCAGCCTTTATAGATATTGGTATTGGTAAAAATGCTTATCTTTATGTAAAAGATATACAGCTAGAAAAAAACTCAACGGATCAAGGAAATATATTAATTCAAAAGGTAGTAAAAGAAGGTGAAGAAATAATTGTCCAAGTTGTTAAAGAACCATTTAAAACTAAGGGAGCAAAAGTTACTACATATTTAAGTCTAGCTGGTAGATATGTTGTGCTGACCCCTTTTGTTTCCAAAGTATCTATATCGAGAAAGATAAAGAATAAAAAAGAAAATAAAAGATTAAAAACTATAGGCAAAGAAGTAAAAAAAGACTCTATGGGAATGATTCTTAGAACTGCCAGTCAAAATGTAAGTAAAGAGAAGATAGAAGAGGATTACAATATATTGGTAAATATTTATAAAAAAATAGAAAGGGAAAGAAATTTTATATCAGCACCAAAACTTTTGTACAAAGATATTGGTCTTGCCTATCAAATTATTAGAGATAGTAATTTAAAGAATATAGATAAAATAGTTGTTAATAGTAAAGAAAAATATGATTGTTTAAAAGAAATAATTGAAATTAATTTTCCCCAATATATAAATAAAGTTTTTTGTGAAGAATTTGATATTTATAAATGGGGAAATATAAAAAAAGAAATTGAAAAAATTCTCAGTGGTAAGATACCATTAGAAAGTGGCGGATACATTGTAATAGACGAAACTGAAGCTTTAACGGCTATTGATGTAAATACAGGAAAATATACAGGGAAAGCAAACCTTGATGCCACAATATTAAAAACAAATTTAGAAGCAGCAAGGGAAATAGGAAAACAATTAAGGCTGCAGGATCTTGGTGGTATAATAATAATAGACTTTATTGATATGAGAAAAAATAAAGATATTTCTTT
- the minE gene encoding cell division topological specificity factor MinE, translating into MNILKMFNKDEKKSKSVAKERLKLVLVHDRGDLSPKFLEMIKGDIIRVISEYMIIDEEGLDIQMTRTRGETDNEPIPALVANIPIIKVKEK; encoded by the coding sequence TTGAATATACTGAAAATGTTTAACAAAGATGAAAAAAAGAGTAAAAGTGTTGCTAAAGAAAGATTAAAACTAGTTCTTGTCCATGATAGAGGTGATTTATCGCCTAAATTTCTTGAAATGATTAAGGGAGATATTATAAGAGTAATCTCTGAATATATGATAATAGATGAGGAAGGTCTAGATATTCAAATGACTAGAACTAGAGGTGAAACAGATAATGAACCTATTCCAGCTTTGGTAGCAAATATCCCTATAATAAAAGTAAAAGAGAAATAA
- a CDS encoding FAD:protein FMN transferase, translating to MKRKNKYIMYLIVTVMILSLSGCKKNTKKESMDRTNFMMDTVMTIKVFDSNDEKILDEVFERIEEIESKMSRTIEDSDINLINENAGVKPVEVSEDVYLVIKTAKQYAEISNGAYDPTIGPLVNLWDINEEGEIEKDSIPSEEKILEEKSKVDFTKLELLEDNKVFLSEKDMILDLGGIAKGYAADEIGRILKEKGVESAIIDLGGDIYALGFKPVEQPWKIGIQNPFEHRGSYVGIAEIKNKSIVTSGDYERYFELDNVRYHHIIDSKTGYPANNELSAVSIISDNSMDGDAISTAVFILGKDKGLQFINELEGVDALLITKDSQIYMTDNFKDIFTLKNNGFKIK from the coding sequence ATGAAAAGAAAAAATAAATATATTATGTATTTAATAGTTACTGTAATGATATTATCTTTAAGTGGCTGTAAAAAGAATACTAAGAAAGAGTCTATGGATAGAACTAATTTTATGATGGACACTGTTATGACTATAAAAGTTTTTGATAGTAATGATGAAAAAATTCTAGATGAGGTTTTTGAGAGAATAGAAGAAATAGAAAGTAAAATGAGTAGGACTATTGAAGATAGTGATATTAATTTAATTAATGAAAATGCTGGAGTAAAGCCTGTTGAAGTTAGTGAAGATGTATATTTAGTTATAAAGACAGCAAAACAATATGCAGAAATAAGTAATGGTGCCTATGACCCTACTATTGGACCATTAGTGAACTTATGGGATATCAATGAGGAAGGTGAAATTGAAAAGGATAGTATTCCCTCTGAAGAAAAAATATTAGAGGAAAAAAGTAAAGTAGATTTTACTAAATTAGAATTATTAGAGGATAATAAGGTTTTTCTTAGTGAAAAAGATATGATCCTAGATCTAGGTGGTATTGCAAAAGGATACGCTGCTGATGAAATAGGAAGGATTCTTAAAGAAAAAGGAGTAGAAAGTGCTATAATTGACCTTGGTGGAGATATATATGCATTAGGCTTTAAGCCTGTGGAACAACCTTGGAAAATTGGTATACAAAATCCTTTTGAGCATAGAGGTAGTTATGTAGGTATTGCAGAAATTAAAAACAAGTCTATTGTAACTTCTGGGGATTATGAAAGATATTTTGAACTAGATAATGTGAGGTACCATCATATTATAGATAGTAAGACTGGTTACCCTGCAAATAATGAACTTTCAGCAGTTAGTATTATTTCAGATAATTCTATGGATGGAGATGCTATATCTACTGCTGTATTTATATTAGGTAAAGATAAAGGGTTACAGTTTATTAATGAATTAGAAGGGGTAGATGCTTTACTTATTACAAAAGATAGTCAAATTTATATGACAGATAATTTTAAAGATATCTTTACCTTGAAAAATAATGGTTTTAAGATTAAATAA